The proteins below come from a single Esox lucius isolate fEsoLuc1 chromosome 7, fEsoLuc1.pri, whole genome shotgun sequence genomic window:
- the nfkbib gene encoding NF-kappa-B inhibitor beta — MAGIQPRCDSAKQLAPHKLGFGIDKHETLGTSSPDDWCDSGLECLSGPALSLDDHFNNETSQTWMPRSPTHTASYPSTDDTDKHPMDCSSVGCGERLDSAIGDSITDETMGSISQGLGTMHLNEPVITDLVDGSGWQAALSPEEERRRREETFNTLNFVSEDGDTALHLALIHEHLAFVQYLLGVIALDPSWVPYLDIQNHLGQTALHLAVIVDQPQCVRGLLWGGAGAEIQERGGNTPLHLAVRELRRDCVREITSNCQSTDYLHISNYSGVSALHLAVQRGKEDIISMLIEAGADVNQRDLGSGRSPLHWAVESQSPTVVQLLLQGGANVEQPSYAGHTALYCALHRPNKEVQALLKAGGASDVQALDDDEDEEEERESEEEEFDDVVINGQRVT, encoded by the exons ATGGCTGGTATTCAGCCCAGGTGCGATTCTGCAAAGCAGCTTGCACCACATAAACTTGGCTTCGGGATCGACAAACACGAAACTCTGGGCACTTCTTCACCGGACGATTGGTGTGACAGTGGGTTAGAGTGTCTGAGTGGACCAGCGCTGAGCCTGGATGACCACTTCAACAATGAAACATCCCAAACCTGGATGCCCAGGTCCCCTACTCACACGGCCTCTTACCCCTCAACGGATGACACTGACAAGCACCCTATGGACTGCAGTTCAGTAGGGTGTGGTGAGAGGTTGGACTCAGCTATAGGGGACTCAATTACAGATGAAACAATGGGGAGTATATCACAAGGCCTTGGGACAATGCACTTGAATGAACCGGTTATCACTGACCTGGTGGATGGCAGTGGGTGGCAGGCAGCACTGAGCCcagaggaggagagacggaggagagaggagacgtTTAACACACTGAACTTTGTGTCTGAAGATGGTGACAC GGCTCTTCACTTGGCTCTTATCCACGAGCACTTGGCCTTTGTACAGTACTTACTCGGGGTGATCGCACTCGACCCAAGCTGGGTGCCATACCTGGACATCCAGAACCACTTAGGACAG ACTGCCCTCCACTTGGCTGTGATAGTGGACCAGCCCCAGTGTGTTCGAGGGCTGCTGTGGGGTGGTGCTGGTGCGGAGATCCAGGAGAGGGGAGGCAACACCCCACTGCACCTGGCTGTCCGAGAGCTGCGGAGGGACTGTGTACGAGAGATCACCTCCAACTGCCAGAGCACAGACTACCTCCACATCTCCAACTACTCAG GGGTGAGTGCGCTGCATTTGGCAGTACAGAGGGGCAAGGAGGACATAATCAGTATGCTGATTGAAGCAGGAGCCGATGTCAATCAGAGA gACCTGGGCTCCGGCCGCTCTCCTCTACACTGGGCCGTGGAGTCCCAGAGCCCCACGGTGGTGCAGCTACTGCTGCAGGGGGGAGCTAATGTAGAGCAGCCCTCCTACGCCGGCCACACAGCCCTCTACTGTGCCCTGCACCGGCCCAACAAGGAGGTACAGGCCCTGCTCAAAGCCGGAGGGGCCTCTGATGTACAGGCCCTGGATGATGATgaagacgaggaggaagagagggagagtgaagaG GAAGAGTTTGACGACGTTGTTATCAATGGACAACGAGTGACCTAA